A genome region from Lytechinus pictus isolate F3 Inbred chromosome 14, Lp3.0, whole genome shotgun sequence includes the following:
- the LOC129276269 gene encoding protein DDI1 homolog 2-like isoform X3 — MFVGWYSENSLNFSYFHPSSNDYFSKKNPTKMKVSVANLDNALISLEVSPEIELENFKVLVEMELGLSASECVILFNGRPMLDMKKTLSAYGVSDGEVLLLQPLPTMPPQNPQSQQARLPDFSNIRVPGSSPRGPRPTGAGPSTRPVPRPGPIEEDPARLMEMLKANPAEVAILKENNPPLAEALNEDNLQKFTEVLERQRKERAERERQRILLLNADPFDLSAQTKIAETIRLQNVEANMETAMEHAPESFGQVVMLYIDCTVNGHPVKAFVDSGAQMTIMSQACAERCNIMRLVDKRWAGVAKGVGTQKIIGRVHLGQIQIGGVYLQSSFSILEDQPMDMLLGLDMLKRHQCCIDLKRSCLVIGTTGTETPFLSEADIPVVDRNSQGVPMDVREAEDRSLAEALAKSAAESGAVGGPSTSGATASGAGSSSGRVLGSPATSNSSSSSSSSAAAASRMFPEADVKKLVDMGYPRDLVLAELRKTGGNVNKAMMALFAKSVSVPKR; from the exons ATGTTcgtggggtggtattctgaaaattctcttaacttttctt ACTTTCATCCTAGTTCCAACGattattttagtaaaaaaaacccaacaaaaaTGAAGGTTAGTGTTGCCAACTTGGATAACGCCCTCATAAGTCTGGAGGTGAGTCCGGAGATTGAGTTGGAGAACTTCAAAGTCTTGGTGGAGATGGAGTTAGGGCTGTCGGCAAGCGAGTGTGTCATCCTCTTCAACGGAAGACCCATGCTGGACATGAAGAAGACTCTGAGTGCTTACGGCGTATCCGACGGTGAAGTCCTCCTCCTCCAGCCGTTGCCGACGATGCCGCCGCAGAATCCGCAATCACAACAAG CTCGACTTCCTGACTTCAGCAATATCAGAGTACCTGGGTCGTCTCCAAGAGGACCTAGACCAACTGGTGCTGGGCCATCCACTAGACCAGTTCCAAGACCAGGCCCCATTGAAGAGGACCCAGCTAGACTGATGGAGATGCTGAAGGCCAACCCAGCCGAGGTGGCTATTTTGAAAGAGAACAACCCACCTTTAGCGGAAGCCCTAAATGAAGACAATCTAC AAAAATTCACAGAGGTGCTTGAGAGACAGCGGAAGGAGAGAGCCGAGCGTGAAAGACAGCGGATTCTCTTACTAAATGCAGATCCGTTTGATCTCAGTGCACAAACTAAGATAGCTGAAACTATAAG GCTGCAGAATGTAGAAGCCAATATGGAGACGGCCATGGAGCATGCACCAGAGAGTTTTGGCCAGGTCGTAATGCTCTACATCGATTGTACGGTCAACGGTCATCCAGTGAAAGCTTTTGTAGATTCAG GAGCCCAGATGACGATCATGAGTCAAGCGTGTGCCGAGAGGTGTAACATCATGAGACTGGTAGATAAACGATGGGCGGGCGTGGCCAAGGGGGTCGGCACCCAAAAGATCATCGGCAGGGTACATTTAG GTCAGATTCAAATAGGCGGTGTCTACCTACAGTCATCATTCTCAATTCTTGAAGATCAACCTATGGACATGCTTCTTGGTCTTGATATGCTTAAAAGACATCAG TGCTGTATAGATCTAAAGAGGAGCTGTTTGGTGATAGGTACCACGGGGACGGAGACACCATTCCTCAGCGAAGCAGATATACCGGTAGTAGACCGCAACAGCCAGGGTGTGCCAATGGACGTGAGAGAAGCGGAAGATAGGAGTCTAGCAGAAGCACTGGCTAAATCAGCAGCAGAATCAG GTGCTGTAGGTGGGCCTTCCACTTCAGGGGCGACTGCCTCTGGCGCCGGTTCAAGCTCAGGAAGGGTCTTGGGGTCACCTGCAACCTCCAATTCGTCatcctcgtcatcatcatccgCTGCTGCCGCCTCTCGAATGTTCCCAGAAGCGGACGTCAAAAAGCTCGTCGACATGGGCTACCCTCGCGACCTAGTCCTGGCAGAACTCCGGAAAACAGGGGGCAATGTGAACAAAGCCATGATGGCACTCTTTGCCAAGTCAGTATCAGTCCCGAAACGGTGA
- the LOC129276269 gene encoding protein DDI1 homolog 2-like isoform X2 has protein sequence MKVSVANLDNALISLEVSPEIELENFKVLVEMELGLSASECVILFNGRPMLDMKKTLSAYGVSDGEVLLLQPLPTMPPQNPQSQQARLPDFSNIRVPGSSPRGPRPTGAGPSTRPVPRPGPIEEDPARLMEMLKANPAEVAILKENNPPLAEALNEDNLQKFTEVLERQRKERAERERQRILLLNADPFDLSAQTKIAETIRLQNVEANMETAMEHAPESFGQVVMLYIDCTVNGHPVKAFVDSGAQMTIMSQACAERCNIMRLVDKRWAGVAKGVGTQKIIGRVHLGQIQIGGVYLQSSFSILEDQPMDMLLGLDMLKRHQCCIDLKRSCLVIGTTGTETPFLSEADIPVVDRNSQGVPMDVREAEDRSLAEALAKSAAESGAVGGPSTSGATASGAGSSSGRVLGSPATSNSSSSSSSSAAAASRMFPEADVKKLVDMGYPRDLVLAELRKTGGNVNKAMMALFAKSVSVPKR, from the exons aTGAAGGTTAGTGTTGCCAACTTGGATAACGCCCTCATAAGTCTGGAGGTGAGTCCGGAGATTGAGTTGGAGAACTTCAAAGTCTTGGTGGAGATGGAGTTAGGGCTGTCGGCAAGCGAGTGTGTCATCCTCTTCAACGGAAGACCCATGCTGGACATGAAGAAGACTCTGAGTGCTTACGGCGTATCCGACGGTGAAGTCCTCCTCCTCCAGCCGTTGCCGACGATGCCGCCGCAGAATCCGCAATCACAACAAG CTCGACTTCCTGACTTCAGCAATATCAGAGTACCTGGGTCGTCTCCAAGAGGACCTAGACCAACTGGTGCTGGGCCATCCACTAGACCAGTTCCAAGACCAGGCCCCATTGAAGAGGACCCAGCTAGACTGATGGAGATGCTGAAGGCCAACCCAGCCGAGGTGGCTATTTTGAAAGAGAACAACCCACCTTTAGCGGAAGCCCTAAATGAAGACAATCTAC AAAAATTCACAGAGGTGCTTGAGAGACAGCGGAAGGAGAGAGCCGAGCGTGAAAGACAGCGGATTCTCTTACTAAATGCAGATCCGTTTGATCTCAGTGCACAAACTAAGATAGCTGAAACTATAAG GCTGCAGAATGTAGAAGCCAATATGGAGACGGCCATGGAGCATGCACCAGAGAGTTTTGGCCAGGTCGTAATGCTCTACATCGATTGTACGGTCAACGGTCATCCAGTGAAAGCTTTTGTAGATTCAG GAGCCCAGATGACGATCATGAGTCAAGCGTGTGCCGAGAGGTGTAACATCATGAGACTGGTAGATAAACGATGGGCGGGCGTGGCCAAGGGGGTCGGCACCCAAAAGATCATCGGCAGGGTACATTTAG GTCAGATTCAAATAGGCGGTGTCTACCTACAGTCATCATTCTCAATTCTTGAAGATCAACCTATGGACATGCTTCTTGGTCTTGATATGCTTAAAAGACATCAG TGCTGTATAGATCTAAAGAGGAGCTGTTTGGTGATAGGTACCACGGGGACGGAGACACCATTCCTCAGCGAAGCAGATATACCGGTAGTAGACCGCAACAGCCAGGGTGTGCCAATGGACGTGAGAGAAGCGGAAGATAGGAGTCTAGCAGAAGCACTGGCTAAATCAGCAGCAGAATCAG GTGCTGTAGGTGGGCCTTCCACTTCAGGGGCGACTGCCTCTGGCGCCGGTTCAAGCTCAGGAAGGGTCTTGGGGTCACCTGCAACCTCCAATTCGTCatcctcgtcatcatcatccgCTGCTGCCGCCTCTCGAATGTTCCCAGAAGCGGACGTCAAAAAGCTCGTCGACATGGGCTACCCTCGCGACCTAGTCCTGGCAGAACTCCGGAAAACAGGGGGCAATGTGAACAAAGCCATGATGGCACTCTTTGCCAAGTCAGTATCAGTCCCGAAACGGTGA
- the LOC129276269 gene encoding protein DDI1 homolog 2-like isoform X1 → MKVSVANLDNALISLEVSPEIELENFKVLVEMELGLSASECVILFNGRPMLDMKKTLSAYGVSDGEVLLLQPLPTMPPQNPQSQQARLPDFSNIRVPGSSPRGPRPTGAGPSTRPVPRPGPIEEDPARLMEMLKANPAEVAILKENNPPLAEALNEDNLQKFTEVLERQRKERAERERQRILLLNADPFDLSAQTKIAETIRLQNVEANMETAMEHAPESFGQVVMLYIDCTVNGHPVKAFVDSGAQMTIMSQACAERCNIMRLVDKRWAGVAKGVGTQKIIGRVHLGQIQIGGVYLQSSFSILEDQPMDMLLGLDMLKRHQCCIDLKRSCLVIGTTGTETPFLSEADIPVVDRNSQGVPMDVREAEDRSLAEALAKSAAESGGPSTSGATASGAGSSSGRVLGSPATSNSSSSSSSSAAAASRMFPEADVKKLVDMGYPRDLVLAELRKTGGNVNKAMMALFAKSVSVPKR, encoded by the exons aTGAAGGTTAGTGTTGCCAACTTGGATAACGCCCTCATAAGTCTGGAGGTGAGTCCGGAGATTGAGTTGGAGAACTTCAAAGTCTTGGTGGAGATGGAGTTAGGGCTGTCGGCAAGCGAGTGTGTCATCCTCTTCAACGGAAGACCCATGCTGGACATGAAGAAGACTCTGAGTGCTTACGGCGTATCCGACGGTGAAGTCCTCCTCCTCCAGCCGTTGCCGACGATGCCGCCGCAGAATCCGCAATCACAACAAG CTCGACTTCCTGACTTCAGCAATATCAGAGTACCTGGGTCGTCTCCAAGAGGACCTAGACCAACTGGTGCTGGGCCATCCACTAGACCAGTTCCAAGACCAGGCCCCATTGAAGAGGACCCAGCTAGACTGATGGAGATGCTGAAGGCCAACCCAGCCGAGGTGGCTATTTTGAAAGAGAACAACCCACCTTTAGCGGAAGCCCTAAATGAAGACAATCTAC AAAAATTCACAGAGGTGCTTGAGAGACAGCGGAAGGAGAGAGCCGAGCGTGAAAGACAGCGGATTCTCTTACTAAATGCAGATCCGTTTGATCTCAGTGCACAAACTAAGATAGCTGAAACTATAAG GCTGCAGAATGTAGAAGCCAATATGGAGACGGCCATGGAGCATGCACCAGAGAGTTTTGGCCAGGTCGTAATGCTCTACATCGATTGTACGGTCAACGGTCATCCAGTGAAAGCTTTTGTAGATTCAG GAGCCCAGATGACGATCATGAGTCAAGCGTGTGCCGAGAGGTGTAACATCATGAGACTGGTAGATAAACGATGGGCGGGCGTGGCCAAGGGGGTCGGCACCCAAAAGATCATCGGCAGGGTACATTTAG GTCAGATTCAAATAGGCGGTGTCTACCTACAGTCATCATTCTCAATTCTTGAAGATCAACCTATGGACATGCTTCTTGGTCTTGATATGCTTAAAAGACATCAG TGCTGTATAGATCTAAAGAGGAGCTGTTTGGTGATAGGTACCACGGGGACGGAGACACCATTCCTCAGCGAAGCAGATATACCGGTAGTAGACCGCAACAGCCAGGGTGTGCCAATGGACGTGAGAGAAGCGGAAGATAGGAGTCTAGCAGAAGCACTGGCTAAATCAGCAGCAGAATCAG GTGGGCCTTCCACTTCAGGGGCGACTGCCTCTGGCGCCGGTTCAAGCTCAGGAAGGGTCTTGGGGTCACCTGCAACCTCCAATTCGTCatcctcgtcatcatcatccgCTGCTGCCGCCTCTCGAATGTTCCCAGAAGCGGACGTCAAAAAGCTCGTCGACATGGGCTACCCTCGCGACCTAGTCCTGGCAGAACTCCGGAAAACAGGGGGCAATGTGAACAAAGCCATGATGGCACTCTTTGCCAAGTCAGTATCAGTCCCGAAACGGTGA